A window of Mobula hypostoma chromosome 7, sMobHyp1.1, whole genome shotgun sequence genomic DNA:
ataccatggagagtattctgacaggctacatcactgtctggtatggggggggggcactgcacaggactgaaagaagttgcagaaggttgtaaatctattcagctccatcttgagcaccagcctaccaagtacccaggacatctttagggagcggtgtctcagaaaggcagcatccattattaaggacctccagcacccaggacataccctcttctcactgttaccatcaggtaggaggtacagaagcctgaaggcacacactcagcaattcaagaacagcttcttcccctctcccgtccgattcctaaatggacattgaacccttgaacactacctcattttttaaatatatattatttctgtcttttgcacgatttttaatctattcaatgtatgtatactgtaattgatttatttatttattattatttttcttctatattatatatcgcattgaactgctgctgttaacaaaattcacgacacatgccagtggtaataaaccggattctgataaaTCCAaatcgacacacacaaaatgctggaggaactcagcagggtaggcaacatctacggaaattAATAAACCCTTGATGTCCTGgcccgagacctttcttcaagaCCAACATAGGAGCATTTTCACCATAAACTACTACAACTCAAAGATCTACAATCTAtcttcaggaaaaaaaaaatggACACTACTACATGTAAACCAACTCCCATAATATTtttaaattcaaaagacaaacttaaGTACATGCATACCTACAGACTGCAAAACTAGTTTCTTCCCTCTCTCTGGTTTTAGTAACCATTCTTTCTTAacaattttgtgtgttttgatgcTATTTGTTGGAATACTGTGGAGATTATGTTTAACAATAGAGTAATTTTTGTGTATTATTGAGGATgtcatgctgaagctttatagagcattggtcagaccccatttggagtattgtgagcagttctgggtcccttatctaaggaaggatgtgctaggACTGGGAAGGGTCCAgacgttcacaagaataatcctgggaatgaaagggttcacatacgaggagcatttgatagctcgggccctgtattcgctggagtttagaagaatgaaagggggatctcattgaaacctatcaaatattgaaaggcctaaatagactGGACGTGAAGCTTAGGTGgtacagccttagaatacaaggacattcctttaaaacagaggaggaggaatttctttatcaagatggtggtgaatctatgaaattcactGCCACCGATGGCTATGGAGCTAAGTcattttaaagcaggggttgatagatttttgattagtaaggacagcaaaggttacagggaaaaggcaagagaatggagttgagagggataataaatcagtcatgatagaatgtcGGAGCAGCCACAATGGACTGAAtagccaattctgctcctatatcatgaTCTTATTGGCAAAATTAACTCACAGATATTGTTAAACAAGAACCTATTCATGACATGGGAATGGTCAGAACTCAAGTCTAGTCACCTCTCACACCTATGGCTATAAGAAGCTCCCACAAAAAAAGCACAATTTACAGAATGAATGGAAGTTAATCTGTACATGGATCTAGAGGCAAATAATTAGATCACAGTGAGGAACCAAATTTTTTCTCCCCTCATTAAGAGGGGCAACATCAAATGTAGCACTTGCAAATGCACTAAAGCCATCTCCAAGTATCAAACCAACTTAGTAGTTTGCTGCTTGTATGTAGTTTCAATCATTTACACTTGAGGACCATCAAATGGTCCAATCTTCACTGAATTTTCAGTTGGGAATTATTTCTATCATTAGCCAATAAATCAAAACTCAAATCCACATACTGTTATACTTAATGAATTTGAAAAAGACACTAAACAACTCAATATCAATGTAtgctacactcagtgcccactttattaagtaccttctATACCTAAAAAAGTGATCACTGAGTTTACGCTGGTGGTCTTCTGTAGGTCATCCACTTTAAGGCTTgatatgttgtgtgttcagagatgctcccctgcacaccactgttataacacatggttatttgggttactgttgccttcctgtcagactGAAcctgtctggtcattctcctctgacctctctcattaacaaggcatttttgcccacagaactaccccTCACTGAAAGTTTGTTTCtcgcgccattctctgtaaactcctgcaactgttgtgcatgaaaatcccagaagattagcagtttttgagatactcaaaccaccctgtctggcaccaacaatcattccacagtcaaagtcacttagattacattttttccacaattttgatgtttggtctgaacaacagaacttcttgaccatgtctgcatgcttttatgcattgagctgctgccacatgattggctaattagctaTTTGCATAataagcagatgtacaggtgtatttaataaagtagccagtgaatgTAACATGACTATTTAGATGTGACAGAATGAAATTTGCCCAGAGGGGGAATACAGAAGTAATCACACAAGTCAGATGGCTCTAAACAGTAAACGAATTGCATCCCTTGTGAAACTTCGCAAGTTACTTTGCAGAATTTCAAATGTGCTTTAATTGTCgttaaacaagagaaaaaaaagctgataaCACAACTGGGTAACAGACCACACACAGGAAAGACAAAACAACAGATATTATTACATGAAGATACAGTGGCCAAGTTATCACGTTAAAGCTTGCAATCATTCATTCCCttaaaaaaatgacaaaaatagTGCATGTTTAAAGTTTATTTTATATGGTTCTTACGAAGTTTCCTTCATAAATCATCGAAGCTATAATTTTCTCCAACTTTCAGATTTTAGCCCTTCAAGTACTGTGCAATTTCACAATGCTTGAGTATGCATTATTCCTAATTTGGTGACTGAGATTAAAAAAAGTATGGCAGCAGAATTGAAGGAATGTACGATTATTGCTCATTTCACTTTCACTGGGGACTAAATGTGTAATATTGGAACATACTTATGGTAAAATGACAGGTACTTCCCAATCACCACCTTAgatcagaggtccccaacctccggaccGCCGACCGATtcattgccacgaagaatgcagcgtgCAGCAgtggccgggatgcacccagcacatctttaagaaaaaagccaaaataaacaagctaattaattaggctgACTGcgccgcctctgatctgggccgacatttacgtgccgggcggcacttaattaattagcttgtttatttcggcttttttcttaaagatgtgctgggtgcgtcccggccaccgctgcaccactgtactcttcgcggcaatgtatcggtccgtggcccagAGTTTAGGGACCACTGCCTTAGATGATTGACAAAAACAAATATAGATCCTATCagcattcatttttaaaataattttttaaaatctgtacaCTTGGTCATCCATTATATTTTTTCTATATACACCACCTCACATTATATATTCAttccaaaaaaataaaattctttTATTTAAATCAACAGTAACTCGTTACTTTGATTACTTCTGTTTACTTCTTTAACAACTGAACATAATTGACTTCTTGCCATTAGTCCAGACCTCAGCCCTATTCATCGTCTGCAATGACCTCACGATCAACTCGAGTGTTCTCGTAAAGAAACAGCAGCCGGTCAACTTCAGCTGGTGCCAATTGGTTTCGCTTGGTGTCCACCAGATTACCCGCCGCAGTGAAGAGCCGCTCAGAAGGGACACTCGTGGCAGGAATGCACCAGTACTTCCGCACTAGTTTGATTAGGGTGGGGAATAAAGCCACCCGGTCACACCACCAAGCCAGCGGATCTTCGGCCAATTCCAGGAGCTTCTGGGATTTGTAGTTGCGCACTTCTTCCATGACCTGCGAGCGCCATCCATCTTGATCTTCGTCCCTGCTGCCCGCCTGCCCAAAGATTTCCGCCAGCATGAAGTCGATGCTGCCGGTGCTGTAGGGCTTCATTGACATGACGCGCTTTTTCAGTGGTGGCTCTTCGAAGGCAAAGCTCCCCTCTCCCCCGGCAGGGCTCTCTTTGTCTTTTTCCAAGAGACCGCTGGCTTCCTCTACGAGCTTACTCTCAACTTGTTTCTGCTGAGCGACAGAAAGGAACGGTACTTTCTTGTACCTTGGATCAAGGAACGTTGCAGCATTGAGGAAGAGGTCCAGCTCTGGGGATAACTGGTACGCTTCAGACAACTCTTTGGCAATCGTCTCCTTCACGGCACCAAGCAAGTGCGAGTCTGAATCTCCGACCTTCAAGGCTGAGTTCAACAGGACATGAAGAAGGGGTTTTACCATGCTAATGATCGGGTACTtcaatctgcccatcatctcGGTGGCCTGCTGGAATGGCTGCAGCAACTCTACTAGCCCTTCAATTGTGTTCCACTCACTTGCTTCTGGCATTAAGTGGTAATTCATGTTGTCCTCAAACAACACGGCTGCAATTGCTGTGCGTTGCTCCCTCAGGCGCTGCAGCATCGATAAGGCATTTCCCCAAGTGCTGCAGTCATTAACAAGCTGGTGCTGCATTAAATACTGCTGTTTCTGTTTCTCGCTGAGTATACAGGCTGCTCTTGGTGTCATCTTGAAGTACTCGACCAGCTTACTACATTTCAGAAGAAGGGTGCAGAATTTTGGGAGCTGGAGAGCTTGGTTTATGCCCTGATTGATGGCGTGGCCAAAACACGGCACGTGCACAGGGAGGTTTAGCAGGGAGCAGGCATTCACCACACTTTCACAGTCAGTGCTGGTCGTGGCCCCCAACACATTCTTGCTGATTCCCCATTCTCTGAAGGACTCAACAAGGGAATGTGCCAAGTTCTCTGTTGtgtattcatctgccacttcGAACGTGGTGAGGCATCTGGAAGAGAACTTCAAAGGGTTTGAGCTGTTGTCTGCACCTCCCAAGAAGTGGGCAGTTAAAGACAAGTAGCATCGGTTTCGGCCCTGTGCTGTCCACATGTCAGCAGTGACACCGCACCACGCTGCCAGAGCCAACTCTTTCTCCACGCCAGTCCGAATAACATGGTAGCGCTCAGGAATAGCTTTGGTCGAGAAATACTTCCTGCCAGGGAGCTCAAACCTTGGGTCAGCCATTTTGAGGAGCTTTTTGAACGTTGGCTCCTCTACCACAGAGACAGGATAAAGCCCCTCACATATGAAGCTGGTGACCACGGTGGTCAACTCCTGATGTCGTTTACTGTCTTGGCTGTAAGAagtcttcatgattgcatcttgCATGCTCAGATGCGCACCCTCAAGCTCCTGTTTCAAGAAACTAGAGGTAAAGGGCTCTTTAGGCTGTTCACTGTTGCTTTTGACAACTTGATGGAATTCATTGGGATGATTCTTCTCAAGGTGGTACGCAAGGTTGGAGGTGTTTCCAGAATAAGCAATTTGAGCACGGCAAACTCTGCAATAGATTTTCTTCCACTGCAGTATGCATCCTTCAGCATCAGTGTCAAACCCAAAGTACTTCCAGACTTTACTTTTTGCTCTTGGGTGGCAAACTAGCTTTAGGTCTGAGGTGGAGCCTTCTGGGGTCTTGTGCTCCATGGCTGCTTGGACACAATTCTAAACATGGAGCTTTCATCCATTTAACATCAACCTGccaaataaaagaaagaaaacaataagaagtccagttacaaaaaaaaacagacatcACTTCAAGGATATGAAGAGCAAAGGCTGCACAATAATAACCTACCTGATCATGTCCTAAGTAAAAATAAACGAGAACAGAAAGTGAAGGCAGGGGAACTGAAAAGAATGACTCATCAGTTGATGAGTTGGCAAGTAAATTGGACTTGCCTAGCAAGTATGCCAACTGACAGATAAAGGCAGGGTTACAgttcaaaacctgaaatgtttAACATGGATTGGTTTTTATATGACTAGTTATCATGCCTGAGAGTTGCAATGTGTCACAACTGTCAGCATGAATTTACAGTCAAACTCTTTTTATACGCAAAGAAAGTCTTGCCATCCTAACTACTCAAAATATACAGTTTGAACAAAAATGGTTTCTCTTCATTggcaggaatttaaaattaactGTGATTCAGGAAATCCATGTCTTGGCTTATAGAAGAACAGCAGCAAACCGTACTGAAAAGATGACATATGGGCTAACataattaaattaattttcttgcgggcatatgcaataaatctataattggtatttatttattgttcgGCGACTATACAGTATAAAGTATTATTGAAGACCGTGTagttggtatggtctttcattgattctattatggatttattgagtatgccaacaagaaaatgaatctcagagttgtatatgatgacatacatgtactttgataataaatttactttgaaccttgaatagaataaccagaatagaatcaatgaaagactgcaccaacttatgcattgaaccagtgtgcaaaataacAACCTGTGCCAATacacaaagaaagaaataataataagcaataaatagtgagATAAAAAATAGTAAGATCAACAAAATGTATCATTAGCTCTCTCCTTTGCGTTGGAACAGTTTTGCATGGGTCAATACAGGTAGTAAGCTTAAATGCAGTCACTATCTTTGCATACTAACAAAATGATTTTACtcattgtacagtgcaggcaaCTTCACCAGAAACTTGAGAGCCTACCAGCCCCGTGAAGGTATTGGTTGGTGACCATGACCTTAAAGCATGCACTTGTCTAAACAGACTTGACCCACAGATACAATGCCACAATGTAAACAAGTTGATTTTCATAGCTATAACAATTACCTTGCAGATATCCTTAGTTACAATTATGGTACAGATGGCCCCATTATAATGTAGTATTCCTGCAGAATTAATTCACAATAAAATGCTATTTAGACCAACTGTCTTCACTGGCATGTACACCCAGTGACCACTTCACGAAGGAAAGGACTGGAACtcaatgtggtcttctgctgctgctcgACGTGCTGCAATCAGAGGTGCTCTTTTGCACCACTGTTACaacctgtggttatttgagttactgtcaccttcctgtcaacttgaaccagtttcACCTCTATGATCTCTCTCGTAGTggtatccattagtctcgtgagaccatggatctgcgcctggaaagtcttgcttcagtctgtgttagagcagcgtctgttgtgtcTGTAGAGTCCCAcgtgggagtgacagtctcggctgcagcgactgcacttgaaggcaccgtcctccagtgttgtcttggtgctgtttttctgacgagtgcgcttttcttcagcaagcCTTAGCTTCTCTCATTAAGGCATTTTCATTcatactcactggatttttttttttctttctattctCCATAAACTGGGTGAAAATCCtaagagattagcagtttctgagatactccaaccaccccgtctggcactaacaattattccatggttaaagtcacttaggatcacatttcttccccattctgatgtttggtctgaacaacaattgaacctcttgaccacgtctgcatgcttttgtgcattgagctgTGGCCTCGTGCTTGGCTGATagaatatttgtattaacaagtgtacaggtgtacctaataaagtgccactGAATGTATGCTTCCACAAGTCACTTCCCATTTACCTTTTCTGAGCTTTGAAATGTACATTTCCATTTATTTTGTTCTTATGTACACAGAAAATTTCCTCTGAAAACATGTGGACAATTTGTTTGATATGCTTCTACATTCCAATCTCCAGAGGATAAGCCTTTGTAGTGATATTTAAAGATCAAACCTCTCTATTTACAAGTCAATATTTACAAcatatttattctttttaagTTCATCTTCAGTAATTGTGATGGTGGGAGGTATTACTAAATACAGCCTAGTTATCCATCCCAAGATGAACTGGACATAAATAGATATGctggcatttgcaatttcccaatcctccgggaccaggccagaatcaagtgattcttgaaagatcatgattaatgcatccattatctcttcagcaacccgtttcaggactctgggatgtagtccatctggcctaaatgatttatccaccttaagacctttgagtttgcctagcactctttcctttgtaatagcaatggcactcactcctgctccctgacactcacggacttccacagtaaagattaaagcaaagtacttattaagttcatcttccatttctttgtcacccattactacatccccagcatcattttccagtgctccaaatcaactctcacctctcttttattctttatctaACTGAGTAAGGTCATGCCTTATTCCCATTGCTACCGCCAAGGAGaaagtacagaatcctgaaggcacacactcaataattcagaaacagcttcctcccctatgccatcagatttcgacattgaatggacattgaactcatgaacactacgtcactcactactttttttttgcactatttacttaactATTtgatactgctgccgcaaagacagcatatttcacaacatatgccggtgatattaaacctgattctgatcttgggcAGTAAGAATAAACtggaaaccagaggaaacccacgtatacAGCGAGTGGTTGatctctggaatgtgctgccagaagaATGGATCATGGTATCAGAGACGATTGTTACATAAAGAGCCATATGGCCATACACTTAAACAGACAAGAAACAGAAGGATACAAACACTTGGATTAGCGTAGATGACCAAAAAGGTTGACAGGCatgttgtgagctgaagggcctatttctgtactgtacaaaCACTATGACACTACCTATGCTCTCCTACAATCTAACTCAATAGCTCTCCAGAGTACCCTAGGAAAGCTGGAAAAAAAAGCAGTTGATTCCATGATTTGATGGACCAGAGTTAGAAACAAAGTCTACAAACTTCTGGATGGTAAAAACAATCCCAGACAGATTAGACCAAAACTCACAAGTTGAGACATGACTGATCAAGCTTTCAAAAGGTAGCTGACACAGGACCAACTGGTAATCCAGCACAAGTGCTGAGAAGATGGAGGGAAATTGGAAAGAACAAAAATGttataattgaaaaaaaattgtagCAATCCGTGAAGATAATTCAAAAAATGCACGCCaatgaaaagattttttttatcatACAGTCTTAAGAACTTTGTTAAACAAAATTCTGACATTTTTCTTGCATCTTGCATCAAAATTCTTGCAACTGTTGCCATAAATTTTTGGTGTTGCTTCTTAATGCATTTAGCAACCTGATGGAGCAGAAATATAATGTCATGTCAattttaattggtcacatgtcaTTTAACATCATATTGGTCATTAGAACATAGATCAGATTATTGCAGCATTGACCTTTGGATGCTAAAGTGAAGTTTGATTGTTCTCAAGGTtctagggttccattgttttagatgtgagagTGCGTGGGATTAAAgggagggtggcattactagcCAAAGAAAACGGCAATGCCCAGTTAAGACAGACTGGAAAGCTTAGCATATGAGGCTTTATAGGTGGAACTGAAGAACAACGGGAGACtgcattaatgggattatattatagacgaCCCAACACTCCATGGGATTtacaggagcaaatttgtagtgagattgcagactgttgcaagaaacataggggatgtgataggtgattttaactttccacaatttgactgggactcccaaactgtaaaagggctggatgggaaaaaggctgtcaaatgtgttcaggaaagtttccttaaccgTACATCGAAGTCCCAATAAGAGAGAGTGTGACACTAGATCTCCTATAGGGGAATGAGACAGGATGAATTTAATtatcataataccattagtttcaaggtgattatggaaaaggataggtctggtcctcaggttgagattctaaattggagaaaagccaattttgacgGTACCAGAGAGATTCTGGCAGGTGTGGAATGGAATAGGTTGTTTTCTGGGAAAGATGTACTTGCTAAGTGGGAGACCCTCAAAAGtgacattttgagagtacaatTTGTATGTTgcagtcagaataaaaggcaaggaaaacaggtttagggaaccttggtttttgagagatattgaggccctggttaagaaaaaggaggtgcctAGCAGGCATAGGCATGTAGGGACAAatgaagagtataagaaatgcgagacaacacttaagaaggaaatcaggagggctaaatgaAGGcacgaggttgctctagcaggcaaggtgaaggagaatcagaatcaggttaattatcaccagcatgtgtcgcgaaagttgttaacttagcagcaggagTTCAAAGCGATACATGATAAtatggaaaagaaaaataaataagtaaatcaattacagtgaatATACAAATTCATGCTGTCCTCAAACACTGCCACTACTGCttctacttcttatgttcttatatgtatattgaatagattaaacatagtgcaaaaaaagtgaggtaatgttcatggattcaatatccatttcagaatcttatggcagaggggaagaagctgttcctgaatcgctcagtgtctgccttcaggcttcagtacctccttcctgatggtaacaatgagaagagggcatgtcctgggtgatagggatccTTGTAACTATTTTGGCTACtatatggaggctagtacccaagatgaagccgactaattttatgactttctacagcttctttcggtcctgtgcactaGCCCCCttgcaccagacagtgatgtagcctgtcagaatgctctccactgtacatctataaaagtttcaGTGTTGTAGTTCACAAACcagatctcttcaaattcctaatgaaatatagccactgtcttgccttctttatagctgcactgatatgttgggaccaagttagatcctcagatcttgacacccaggaacttgaaatggctcactctctccatttctgatccctctgagtcCCGCATCTTACCCTTCCCaaagtccactatcagctctttcgtcttactgaaaCTGAGTGTAAGGTTGCTGCTGcgataccactcaactaactggtataccCCACTCCTGTAtgacctctcatctccatctgagattctaccaacaatggttacaccatcagcaaattgatagatagtatttaagctatgcctagccatacagtcatgggtataaagagaatagagcagtgggctaagtacatacgtgtgccagtgttgatcctaagggcttctacagatataataagagcaaaaggatagcaaggaataaaattggtcctctggaagatcggaGCGGCAATACGTGcatgaagccaaaagagatgagggagatcttaaatggatttttgcatctgtatttatttgggaaatgaacacagagtctatagaagggaAACAAAACAGCAGGAAGGTCAGGTACCctatgcagagagttgtaaacttaagtCAGCTCCGTCATGAGCACTAGTCTTTTATATCCAAAACATCCTCAagcagcgatgcctcaaaaaagtggtaTCCATCAAGAAGGACCtgcatcacccaggtcatgccttgctctcattgccattaggaaggaggtacagaagtgcgaaagcacacactcaatgattcaagaacagcttcttcccctttgccctccggttcctgaatggacattgaacccatgaacactacctcacgacctttttattaaatttctatttttgcactacttatttaactatttaatatatattattgagggagtgcagcgtaggttcacaagcttaattcccgggatggtgggactgtcatatgtcgaaagattggagcgactgggcttgtatactctggaatttagaaggctgagaggggatcttattgaaacatataagattattaagggattggacacgctgcaggcaggaagcatgttcccgctgatgggtgagtccagaaccagaggccacagtttaagaataaggggtaggccatttagaacggagttgaggaaaagctttttcacccagagagtggtagatatatgaaatgctctgccccagaaggctgtggaggccaagtctctggatgctttcagaaAGAGATGgattagagctcttaaagatagtggaatcaaaggttatggggataaggcaggaactggatactgattgtggatgatcagccatgatcacagtgaatgctggctcgaagggtcgaatggcctactcctgcacctgttgtctactgtctattactgtaattcagttttttctcatgtattgcattgtactgctgccgcaaagttaacaaatttcatgacatatgccgatgatattaaacctgattctgaactccttttgtactgaagaatgacaataaacagtcaTGAATCTTGAATCCCATTAAGACCACCCTGATTCTCCAACCTACACCGAGGGAAATTTACTACAAGTAACCTCACCATCTAGTACAGAGGTGTCAAAAAGTTGCAGAGTTGTACACTCAGCCACTCCAACATaggcacaagcctctccaccatcgaggacatctccaATTGGCGAtgccaaggcagcatctatcatgaaagaccctcaccaccttcggcatgccctcttctcattactaccaacattgagtacaagagcctgaagatagATACTCAGTTctttaggatcagcttcttccattccaccatcagatttttgaatggtccatgaacactacttcactattttgctctctttttgcactatttttatatataattttataCTAATTTAGAGTAATGTTTGTTTCCATTGTACTACTgtcgtaaaacaacaaatttcacaacgtacgtcaacaataataaacctgattttgattcagtcAGGCCTCTTCTGTTCCTGTCCTTCCACATCTGCTTAATCAGCATAATCCTATATTACCTCCTCCGTATATGCatgcccacccccccccatatAAATGCATTTTTACTACTCACTTCAATATTGGGATGAACATTTGCGCCACTCTTCAGAAAAGAAACTCGTAATTCCTATTAACTTCTTGATGACACACTGACGATTCTAGTTACGCTCTGCCACATGGAAACACTAATATTTCCAcgcaggttgggtgagacgagaactataggtcatgagttaagtgtgaaaggagaaatgtttaagaggatcaaatgggccaaggggcctgtttctaggTTGTTGTGCTCTATAACTGTATATTAACGCCTTCAATTAGGTCACTGTTCAGACAATTTTCATCTTAAATTAATGGAGACCCAACGTGTTTAATCATCAGAGATTATCTGGAAAATCTGATTTCATCCTTgtcaatcttctctgcacccgcTCCAGTGcctctgacaggaaggtgacaatgacACAAATAACCATgagttataacagtggtgtgcagaagagcatctctgaacgcagaagacctacagcagtagaagaccacagtGGGTttcactcctgcacct
This region includes:
- the LOC134349760 gene encoding E3 SUMO-protein ligase ZBED1-like translates to MEHKTPEGSTSDLKLVCHPRAKSKVWKYFGFDTDAEGCILQWKKIYCRVCRAQIAYSGNTSNLAYHLEKNHPNEFHQVVKSNSEQPKEPFTSSFLKQELEGAHLSMQDAIMKTSYSQDSKRHQELTTVVTSFICEGLYPVSVVEEPTFKKLLKMADPRFELPGRKYFSTKAIPERYHVIRTGVEKELALAAWCGVTADMWTAQGRNRCYLSLTAHFLGGADNSSNPLKFSSRCLTTFEVADEYTTENLAHSLVESFREWGISKNVLGATTSTDCESVVNACSLLNLPVHVPCFGHAINQGINQALQLPKFCTLLLKCSKLVEYFKMTPRAACILSEKQKQQYLMQHQLVNDCSTWGNALSMLQRLREQRTAIAAVLFEDNMNYHLMPEASEWNTIEGLVELLQPFQQATEMMGRLKYPIISMVKPLLHVLLNSALKVGDSDSHLLGAVKETIAKELSEAYQLSPELDLFLNAATFLDPRYKKVPFLSVAQQKQVESKLVEEASGLLEKDKESPAGGEGSFAFEEPPLKKRVMSMKPYSTGSIDFMLAEIFGQAGSRDEDQDGWRSQVMEEVRNYKSQKLLELAEDPLAWWCDRVALFPTLIKLVRKYWCIPATSVPSERLFTAAGNLVDTKRNQLAPAEVDRLLFLYENTRVDREVIADDE